The DNA sequence agtgactattacatgtgcttattggagcgattgaagtacgaaattgcggataaacggcctcacatgaacaaaaagaaagtggtgtttcaccaggataacgcgccttgtcacaagtccgtgagaacgatggccaaaattaacgaattgggcttcgaattgcttcctcatcccccttattcgccagacttggcccccagcgattactggctgtttgcagacctcaaaaaaatgcttcagggtaagaaatttgactcaaatagtgaagttatcgcagcaacggaggcttattttgaagctaaagacaaatcgttctacacacatgggatagaaaagttagaaaagcgttggaggaactgtatcgctcttggaggagactatgttgatgaataaaaattaattttataaaaagacctttttttagtacttagtctcgggacttattgaaccacgtgttagaTATTATGTTACTTCGAATCATCATCGTAAGAGGTAAGTTTTAAAtatcgttaaaagtgaagctatgaGACTAATCTGAAGCTactgactgactaactgactgactgacagttacttttactattttatatatgtatatatctttttatttcttGACGAAAGAATTAGcactaatttttaaagttacggGATCTGCGGTTTCATGTTTTAGAGGTACTGGGCGGAATTGCGAAATCACATTTTGTGGGATTGCAACCCATGGATACATGTTTAATTCTATTAGTTAGATATGAAGCACTGAGATTAAGAGCTTTaccacaaaattttaaaacaacacgatgacgatattcttagtaatttaggaacacctgtaaaaaagtaggcaattatctagataccgatgtttactttattaattttgtatattgttgTTTTACTACTTGTTGGTGTTGACTTATGAATATGTCAACACTAGCGCCgtcatacgcaattagaaaggaatttataagcaacagatgcaacgatcgcgccacctagcacatcgttcgataagtcatctaccctcatttattatattactcaagttattctgacgtgtacgaaacgaacggtgcaatcgccgctaaggcagtcttggctctggcttgacacgatacacttgttgtatcctgctagtagcttaacctagactcgttcaataattaatttgtgcaaacgaattaattgttatctattacgattaatttggctaggcgggacgtataactcgagcagtgaaggtgagcgttgatacgtatcacaaaggaggcctccttaaacctacacctgggccgcaagtcctaggcactgctctgagttactccctatgccacacgatagattggatcggatcgcattacaattttgttataatcattttaagtactacctacatagtattgtaaagagtgcgagtataacctacgcccgcgcccttcaaatatagaaaaggaccttccaacagtcgaaagactacaaataaataaataaaataaataaacaatcgcagtttcgtttgtttatttacaaatactCACCCTGCAAGCTTGTTGTTATAGATATAAGGATATCGCGTTGCTCCCAGAAATTCAGAGGAACCGTTCCATTTCCAAGTGCGGTAGTTTTCAGATGCAAACACGCATGGCAACATCGAGTCCAACTGCCCgctgaaattaaatatatatcttagaCTCTTTCGCAGAAGTAAAATTCGTAATTCGTATCaagtataaacaaaaaaaagtaatttacttTTCAGCCTGTTAggacattttatttaaactaacttcaattacatcgaactgtaaatacaacgtacgtagacgaaaaaatagttaagtaaatacgaaaCGAAATTAGGCATAGCTCATAAAGtacgatattatatattttcttagtGTTTTTACCCTTTAGGATCACATTTAGAACATTTttccaaataaattataaaatatacgttaGTCATGAATATATTAGCTTAATAAATATTCCTCGCATCTACTTTAGCAGAGTTCCATATCACGtgattcaaacaaaataataataataaaaaacatcacgtgattaatggacgacccaagcagtgttgtgttcctgtggtgagtaaggttgcCAGAACTCCTGGAGAGGCTACAGtatctgcttaccatcaggcggatcgtatttttttaaattcactttCTTAGTATAATCAAAACTTCTTTAATTTCCCAGTATAAGATAAAATTGTCAACTAAGTACATACCAATATGCCAAAACTCGATAATCAACGAGTAGCTcttcaaaaatgtatttcgaaCTGCTCAAGAAATCAGGCGACATTCTCGTGTTAACAGTCATGTTAACGTATGAGAACTTTATGTCCCCCACGTGTAACGCACGCTTCACTTCCGATAGTTTTAGGAAGTTGACGTAGCGGCCTACTTGTAATTCGTCTTTTAAGAAATTATAGGCTTGCTTCTGATGCGATAAGAATAACAAGACGGTGATGACATTGGTccatttctaaaacaaaatacatttttatcataCTTCCCATTCTTTGATTTGTCGTAACAAGCTTCGAATTGACCCGAAGATAATTTAACTTGTAATTGGGAATTTCTCGACCTTATGCAAAACACAagcaaatatataaagaaaaggtTAATATGATTTacgataatattaattattacaataatattgttttatatgtacattcaaatgaataataatttaagatacACTAAATAGTGGAAATAACCACATAATCAAAAAAGTCAACATACTTTATTGCATCATTCACAATTTAACAACAATAAGACAGAGACGAAAATTCAGGATGTTATTTGCAAAACTAGTTATGTCCACTTTTTCACAGTTCCACCTACGAAAATATTTGATAGAAAACTCGTActactttttaaattagtatctttttaattagaagtagtattttttttgggaatttacataatattaggCTTGGTTTGAAAGGAATTGGTGTCATTGCTCAAGTATTTGAAACATTTTGTTAAAACTTGTTTCGTTTTGAATTTGGAGATGGCCGAATTTTTAGCCTCTTTTAAGTTGCATTATTAGTTTCGTTAACTTAGTGACAAGAAACATTTTGAACTTTACaaagacatacatacacacaatgATACAAGTAACTTACACTTTTCGCTGCTATACTGTTGTTTCTGGCTATGTCATTTTGAAAGGATTTTATTAATGGATCCACTACTTTAATCTGCTCTTTATTGAGCATTCCGAAGTAGTAGAATGGAAGAGTCACTTCGGATATCATCTTTGGATCAACGTAGCCGTTTCCTATTATTAAACCctagaaaataaaagtaaaaaatatatgtatactataatGATCAATGTCCACACTGCGTTTACAGTCAATAGTGATAGGTGTTCAAATGACTTGTTCAATTATCTTCTAATTGGTTAGTATTTGTAGCATGGAAAAGGTTAAAATAATATCGGTTTGTTAACCGAGCATAAAAAATGAGAAGGTGtagtaacttttaatttttattgggtttaccgattttgatgaatcttGTTGTAGctgaaagctggtgcttatcatgtggctccatttaaatttgatcgatatgtagtaatttttgagttatccctaataatccATATTTTATCGACAagtttttcgactacctacgttgtattacttgttgatttaAATAGAAGTCGTTTTTTGTTTCGTTAGCGACCAAACACCTACTTTAACGTTTGATCGCATGagtcacagaaaaaaaaattatgttgagttgaatttaataaatttctacaCAGGTACCTGCAAATTAACGTCAGAACCagattcatttttatgtttatgaatTTCGATTCCGAGTGCTGGGACATATTTGCCAGCATACGATTCTCCAGCAATATAAAGAGGGGCGGACTTCAATTCAGGAAATATCTGAAGAAATTGCAACACAACCTCATGTAAATGGGCACCATactggaaaataaaataaaataaacttgtaTAAGCTCGAAACCCCTAATGAAACTAAAATAGctaataatataagttaaaattaCGGTAGCCATATCCTCAACAAATCCTTCTTTGTGCTCGGTGAAGCTGTAACCAGTGCCCACAGGGTTATCAATAAATACAAGCGAATGATTTTGTAACCAAGTATACGGATTTTctgtaaagaaaatttaattgatttagcTTTACATtcaatcaataacaaaaaaataactaaattgtaTTATAGACCTACTCTTTAATATTCCAATTGGACTTATTTTAAACGGTCCTATTTCATCAAAAAGTCCAGTCAAACTTGATGCACCAGGACCTCCTTGGAGCCAGATAATCCATGGAGTTTCATTTACAGGTTTATTTTCCACGGGGAAATACCAAAAGAATATATTAGAATTATACGTTTTGTTTACCGTTATAAAACCAGAATAACTATCAAAtcctaaaaatacttttgagttTACTTTACTGGCATCGCGAGCCTTATCTATTTGGCCTTTTTCTATAAAAGGTGTTAATATAAGTGCAGTTCCATTGTCTTCCTTGACAGGAACTTCGCAGGGTATACTTTCGTCTGAACTGATCACATTTTCGTTTATATCTGATTGACATTTTTTCATATTGCCTGCTTCGATTTCGGTATTAATTTCTACTTTACCTTCATTTTCAACAATTATACTATCGTTAGCATTTATTGTTGTCTTTTCAGGTTTTGATTCGACTTCTTTTGTAGGAGCCACTATACTCGAAACATCTTTAACAATCGGTAACTCTATGTGTATGTTAATAGGTTTTGGATTTTTAACGATTAAATTATCCGATATCGATTTCACGTCTTCTTCAGTCAAAACAACTTTTCCATAGACactgaaatttatttcaaaattttcctaAATAGGTCAAGatagaaataattttgaacTTATCTTTTCTTACAAGCATCCtctttcaacaaataataattgagtATCTCACTCAGCTGACCATGACAagtaggtattttttattttgtttacagaaaaattgataataatatgttactaTCGACCTCTATCACCaaaatatcatatactaaaaaatTCTCCGAAACACATCTTATGgcataagtattattccgatcggttcagtagtttttcgcagtataaccaaacaaaaaaaaaaccggctctccatttattagtatggATAGATAGATTCTAGCTAACTTCAAATAATTTAGTCACTAGATTTGAACAGATTCAACAATcagttatctatacaaataaataaaattggagtgtttgtaatattaaaaaaaatctctgaaacggctggactgattttgacgggactttcactggcagatagctgatgtaataaggagtaacttagactactttaattttttttaatttatttattgtataactctgcgaactgaacaataacttttttgttaaattccacgtggaccatgtcgctggcacagctagtaatttataactacgcaaaaaatgtaatgttaattttaagtaGATCACGAAATAGTATAAAAACATAACGTACctgtatattaaaactaaaaataaaaccacaGCTTTGAACATTTTTACACCCTATGAATTtggtcatttatttatataaatataatttaatgtaacCGACTAATCTATTGTAATTACACGCAATATACTGACGTTGTACTTATTTGGTAGTTATTATTACGATCCCCGTTCTTGACTAAATGGCagtattatataaacatatttatattattatcagttTGAACTAGTTGAACCTAACACGTTTTCTTATTATTACGATTATTCATAATATATTGACacgtttttttttggttcggtATACCAAAGGGAATATTTTTCATCGTTAGTCTTGAGGTTACAATAATCTTTGCCATAGTACACAGGATTTATGGTAAAGCAAAATGTAGGATGCATTGGTATATATCTAAAACTAATGTTTATTACTCACGTCTatcacgatttagcctgtaaaaTCCTAATGccgggcataggactctttccccGAGTAGGgaaagggtcggagcttaatccatcacgctactCGACTGTGGATTGATGGATGTCTATATGGTCTACAAATTTGAAGCCAATGAACGTGGTGGAGCCCATTATCCGCGAGCGAAACAAGCTTATACACTCAAATCGTAGAATAAGACATTTGAAGTGACAGTGGACTGATTCACTTGTGTCGCAGGTTCGATTGCCCCAAGAATGGGCATGTTCTGGTGTGGAGACTGTGTTTGAGAAACGCAGCGTGGGGCATCCCGTGGCCCGCTAGGCCGATAAGCGATTTTCACATTCATAAAAAGCACGAAAATTTATGAATACTACATATTAATGAAGTGAATTTAAAATCATCAACTCGTATCTCGCCCGCTTTAAAAGACGCACACGCATTGTACTGTACAAATAAGCGCTTGCACTGCTTTATCGTTGCATACAGGTTTGCCGCCTATTAGATATTAGCCGCTTACAATTTTTCCTatctagtttttttattattcaactagctgtacccgcgacttcgtccgcgtagaatttaacaataaagttattagtttattagttcccaaagttataaaattaataattttttaaaacaaaagtagcctgagttactccttactatatcagctatttgtcagtgaaagtcccgtcaaaatcagtccagccgtttcagatattagccggaccaaaaagacagacagacagttaaaaattaaaaaaaaaaaattcgtatatgtaccgtgtatacttccatatgcatttagtaaaaagcggttattttaatattacaaacagacactccaattttatttatttgtatagatatccACAAGTATGGCTGATACGCTTTTATGTGCTGGGTGTcggaataaaataattaacaaatatttcttgAGCTGCGCATTTcgtaaattcaaatataatctTACACGTACTAACCTAACTAAAAAACGTTTCCCGACTATGGGAATcgttcaaaaaaaataaatggtagTGTTACGGGTGCCATGCAAAACAGCCTAAAATGGATAAAACGAATATATCTGTACGTCccatgtgaactcatgtgttttgcccatagtcaccacgctgggcaggcgggttggcgaccgcagagctggctttgtcacacagcagacgctgctgcccgtctttggccagtgtatttcaaagccagtagttggatggttattccgccatcagtcggctttttaagttccaaggtggtagtggaactatgttatcacttagtcgcctcttactacacccacgggaagaaagggggtggctatattctctactgccgtaaccacatagcagaAAGGTAAACACATATTATATGGTATggtatatttaatgaaattcaaaatgcccgattttatagatatataaaattatttgaaactgCAACTTTcaggaaaattaaaattaccattacctatatattgtttaaatttaatatagagATAAAGGCGTTAAATAGGCATGATTAGATCGATCAGATCTGATCGTTTTTTCCCGGGGGGTTAAATCACAAATAGCATCTTATTCGAACTCCGATTTTACATTGAACCTGCAGTGATATGATACAACCTTTGATACCcagaaaatataacatttaaataatatgatatagAGATATAAATCTTTCTCTCtttaatatgtacatatttaactAGCCAACACGTGTGGTTATACGCGCGATGGTTTATGTTCTGGTTGTGTTATAACACaatgttatgttatatatatatacttacgtCATCtatgtatatacgtatattttaacGCCATTAAGAATGTGAccgtgtatattttttatttgttataggaaataaaccgaaaaaaaaaattcttattaccTATAAGCGATAGAATATTAAGATATATTCGAATAATTTAGTAACTatctttacaaaattactaaacgctgtaattttttacaatttttgtctgtctgtgtctgtctgtttgttccggctaatctctgaaacagctggaccgattttgacgagactttcactggcagatagctgatgtaattaggagtaacttaggctacttttattttagaaatttatttattttataactctgcgaactgaacaataacttttttgttaaattttacgcggactaagtcgcaggcacagcgacacaataaataaatataaaaatgtatataataaaaattgttcctTAAAACACCGATTATGAAAATGgtctgataatatttttttgtaaaatgattagaataaaagttttatcgacaaattgatttttttcctcaaatttttatagattttcgcttataactttattatttatgattctACGACTAAAAGTTACTGAACAAAAGttgtagataattttatttgcaacaaaaagtggtaaatattttttttatgaaacttatTGTTTGGCAGAAAAAccataaaaatcatttaaatctCTTTtttccaagatggcggccttgGGACAAGGGATGCAACCCCACAAACTTGGATTAAATTTTACACTAACCCTcccttcatatttaaaaaataaaattgcgtTATCTGACAAACGCACGCTAAGCccaaaaaaatgtaacatttcAATGGACTAATAAAGGGTCAAATAGATTTATCACAAATAGTATCTTTAGTTATCTCTATTTGAACTTCGAAATccgattttatatttgatacgttttttttacgtgggaaaTATCCATCATGgatccagcgcgggggcgccagagggttatgtcagactcctactgactaaagaccaccacgtgtgagcagtccaCTTCGgcggggcgagatggggtcgcgctagcattcagACGTGtagggtcgtgtcgtccggccgaccgaagtcccccgactaggGACACGATATCGAATCCGATACTTTACTCATATCGCTACCTTTTGATTCGATACTAGTATTCAGAAATTCGATACTTCCTTTCGATACTTAGTACTAATATCAGTACTTAGCATCAAGTATCGAttccataaaaagaaaaaataaacgagCAACTAACTCGTAAATACCAATTTAACGCCTCTGCTTAATAGGTTTTCTGAACTGaacgtaatttaataaaacataaaaataaataaacgcactCCACTACTGCCAATATGACGGCAAACGATGAAACGGAATGGACATGGACCTTTTGGCTGCGCTGTTTACATTCTGTGGTAGACATTTTGTTTTTCGATTGTCATTTGTCAATATATCagtcatcatcaacatcatcatactttctactggatttgacgattttgataattcttcttttgttggaaaggggatatccatagtttagtaccatgataaggaaaccctgatgatggaatccctgagaaatcgagggaaactctcgaaaatccgcaataactttttactggatgtaccgattttgataatttttaatttaatcaaaacctgacgtttatcatgtggtcacatttaaattttatcgagatctgataactactttttgagtaatcattgataacgcgtagttatttgactaattgttcgtcgatctacgttgtattacttgtcgatgtaattgaaatcgattttttttcgtttgtccgcaaacacaattattatgtttatctctTCTCCATAATGTGTTTAGtagaaataaaacctttttttgtatctaagttgtttatttttattttcattgtggTCCATTAATGAATCACAACAGGTCTCATTCATGGTCTGCGCGCCTCTGTTGTGGAtgtgaattaatttaaagtaataggGAAACTCAAAATTTATTCGATACTTACTCATATCGATACTTGAGTTTCGATGCTATTACTAATTTGATACTTTTGTTTCGATACCGATACTATATCGATATCGATACTTATCGTTGCGATATCGTGTCCCTACCCCCGACTGTCGTCGGTACGAGGGGGGGGGGAGGTGAGCAAACCGTCtgctccttgcccccgtacgtctgcgccggagtgagccagcagaggcgtcttcaTCTCTGGCCCGCTCTGCGATCtcctgcgtcattacctcttcgcaagagaccgccgcctgccatgatctctcgctgtcaagcgtggcctttacgacactcggcagcgagagatcccatCCGAAATTAGATTTGATACCTAGAACAACCTTTGATTCCtagaaaatagaatatataaataaaaggtcAAATAGGTTTATCACAACCGGTATCTTACTCGAACTCCGATTTTACATTGAACCTGCAGTGATATGATACAACCTTTGATACCcagaaaatataacatataaataatatgatatagAGGTATAAATCACTCcttatttaatatgtacctatataactAGCCAAAACGTGTGGTTTTAGGTTAATGTTTCGGTTGTGTTACACACTTCTACATCATCTATGTATATACgaatttatgatttatatacgtatattttaacGCCTTTAAGAAcgtggctgtgtggctacggcaccaaagaatatagccaccccctctcttcccgtgggtgtcgtaagaggcgactaacggataacaaggttccactaccaccttggatcttaagaagccgaccgatgtcgggataaccatccaactgctggctttgaaacacacaggccgaagacgggaagcagcgtcttcggtacgacaaagccagccctgcggtcaccaacccgcctgcccagcgtggtgactataggcaaaacacatgagttcgcgcatttttggcgcgaacttgtggaggcctatgttcagcagtggactgcaataggctggaattatgatgatgatgatgaagaacgTGACAGtgtaacagaaaaaaaaccTTACCTATAGAAGCGATTGAGGATATTAAGAAAGATTCCAATAATTTAGTAACTACCTTTTCAAAATTCTAAGCACTGTAATAGCAAAATCGAGTATTCActttcgaagattccgcaatgctagAAAACCAGTCTTTGAACAATTCGTCCAGCCTGTTTTCACATACggtgccgagacgtggacaccgACGAAAGGACTAGTTCACAAGTTCAGAGTCGtccaacgtgcaatggaacgggctatgatTGAGGTGCCTCTCTCAGAGATGtgatcagaaatgagactatccgcgagagaacgaaagtaaccgacatagcctgtaaaataaacaacttgaagtggcagtgggctggtcacctatgtagcaggaccgatggccgctggagTAGACGTAACTGAATGGGGAACACGTGTTGGCACAAAcagtgtgggacgccctccgGTTCGATGGACCGACGATTAGATTGCTGATATTGCCTGGATGAGGATGGCttgctgtgtgactacggcagtTTAGGATATTGCCAcaccctctctttccgtggttgtcgtaagaggtgactaagggataacagtttCATTATCGTCTTGGAACTggtgaagccgaccgatggcgggtcACGGGATAACcacaaactgctggctttcaaatgcacagtgcaacagcgtcttcggtgcgacaaagccagccctgcagtcaccaacccgcctgcccagcgtggtgactatggaaaaaacacatgagttcatgtcaTTTTTgacgcaaacttggggaggtctatgtccagcagtggactgcgatatgctgaaGTGTGTAAGTGTATGAAGATAGCGGAAAACGGCGATATTTAGCTCGAACTTTGGGAGGCCAAAGtctagcagtggattgcgataggctgaagtgcaatgacataattgtgtttgctcgcaaacgaaaaaaaaaaccgacttcaattacatcgacaagtaatacaacgtagattgacgaaaaaatagtcaagcaactacgcgttatcaaagattactcaaaaagtaattatcagatctcgataaaatttatatgtcaccacatgataaacatcagctttcgattaaattaaaaattatcaaaatcagtacacccagtaaaaagttattacggattttcgagagtttccctcgatttctctaggatcccatcatcagatcctggtttccttatgacggtaaaaaaaaaaaaaaaaaaaaaaaaaaaaagaattatcaaaatcggtacatccagtagaaagttatgcggtataatacaacgtaggtcgacgaaaaaagcgtcgagtaaaaacgcattattagatataactcgaaaagtagttgttagatctcaaataaacttaaatgggaccaattggcacacaccacctttcgattaaaacaaaatttgtcgaaatcggtctacccggtcaaaagttctgatgtaacatacataaaaaaaaatacagtcgaattgagaacctcctccttttttggaagtcggttaataatgtAACTCATCACTTAAAGAattgtaaagttttattataaatatatatattttcttacttttatttaaaagttttataaaatgttatgggTTAGTTAGCAATTTAAAACCAACattttttacagaaaaaatCAAATGGaatggaaaaataaaacaaagaataaatactgtttgtttttattttatatttttgataaaaattctcCAACCtcttaatcttttttttcttctaaactAGTAGCGGTGTAGATAGTATGCTAGTCAGTTTTTTTCAAAGCTTTCAACGGAATAAATCTAATCTAGATGCTTGATTTCAAGTTACGATACATAAATCCTCGATAGTACAGTTACCACTGTATCCCTACTGTCATGCGGTAGACCAGGCTCTGAATCcgaaggttttatttttatattttttatctttacatataaaaatagtgGCTAcatatttattctattattaattaatacatcTCTTATATGACTCATGACATCAACTAGCCTCGTTATTGCTGGTGCAATTAATTCTAAGGATTCTGATGATTTCTTAATATATTCTAATTTTTCTCTTTCCAAACAGAGAAACTCCGTTGCTTCATCGCGTCCTGAAATATAACCCTTTgtcttaaataattgttaaaataggTATCTTAAAGaattgtttgttcgcaaacgaaaaaaaatacgaCTTCAATTGACATTGAAAAGTAACACAGTCTTAAATACGATTGGAGATAGTCATCTCATATCTTCGgctagtgcttgtcatgtagtgtcattttatatttttatctatgttaaattaaaataggaccacataacatagtaataagaaaaaaaaaaataatcatcaaaatcagtccgaCCAGTATAGTTACGagtatgaaacaaaaaaagcaGTAATTGAGCCtcctcttttttaaccgacttccaaaacaggaggaggttctcaattcgattgtataattttttctttttttatgtatattatcccagaacttttgactggatggaccgattttgataattcgtttttaatcgaaaagtggtgcatgtcatgtggtcccatttaaatttaattgaaatctgacaagtaattttcaaattatatctaataatgcgtatttacttggatattttttcgtcgatctacgttgtattatatcgcaaaacttttcactggatgaacagattttgatgattattattttaatcgaaaactggcgcttgtcttgtggtccgatttaaatttgatcgagatctgataagcaGTTTTTAAGTCATCTTAGATaacgagtatttacttgactattattttgtCTACGTTggacgtacgttgtattacttgttgatgtaattgaagt is a window from the Melitaea cinxia chromosome 3, ilMelCinx1.1, whole genome shotgun sequence genome containing:
- the LOC123669611 gene encoding venom serine carboxypeptidase-like; its protein translation is MKKCQSDINENVISSDESIPCEVPVKEDNGTALILTPFIEKGQIDKARDASKVNSKVFLGFDSYSGFITVNKTYNSNIFFWYFPVENKPVNETPWIIWLQGGPGASSLTGLFDEIGPFKISPIGILKKNPYTWLQNHSLVFIDNPVGTGYSFTEHKEGFVEDMATYGAHLHEVVLQFLQIFPELKSAPLYIAGESYAGKYVPALGIEIHKHKNESGSDVNLQGLIIGNGYVDPKMISEVTLPFYYFGMLNKEQIKVVDPLIKSFQNDIARNNSIAAKSKWTNVITVLLFLSHQKQAYNFLKDELQVGRYVNFLKLSEVKRALHVGDIKFSYVNMTVNTRMSPDFLSSSKYIFEELLVDYRVLAYCGQLDSMLPCVFASENYRTWKWNGSSEFLGATRYPYIYNNKLAGYHKTGGHLTEAVLRGAGHMVPVDEPAPIQNLVARWTHNKPLSERFGLLEGSFVQEFVKNNSMIYL